A section of the Sceloporus undulatus isolate JIND9_A2432 ecotype Alabama chromosome 3, SceUnd_v1.1, whole genome shotgun sequence genome encodes:
- the FAM181B gene encoding protein FAM181B, which produces MAVQAASLPLPAAAAPPFLPFAFPAAAAAAGDFGEPGRGALLLSGGAPGSSEGPDLREAARELLSFMDSASSNIKLALDKPGKSKRKVNHRKYLQKQIKRCNGMMGAAAAAGGAGLGAGGGTGGGGGGGGRVGTGAGGRGGIEGGTGVGSGGGGSGVGGGGGPGQGATTPTALPSPQEASPNPTSNIQHSHSITSHPHPQLNPQKRTSTALGNASMSPSSGSAVYCKPPPPSRREATSTATLVQSKSLAALFDSLWPSGVQAASATSILVHQEGGSGSMAAPGGKKVPLRHRNLPPSFFTEPAPSHVEVSGARPGQGLKEQGGTPGPEDLFDLLATPEYGSLLPEQPSEQMGFPTSRLQASDLGLEVPSLYESLPLPHLLYSAEAPLRPLQAPYAPATAALSDPGPSSLSEGTLVAATHLPSTAFAPFFTDCPLPPPPAVMPYDYGPSGYNRNTLFQSLV; this is translated from the coding sequence ATGGCGGTCCAAGCGGCGAGCCTGCCCCTTCCTGCTGCTGCCGCCCCTCCGTTCCTGCCCTTCGCCTTCCctgcggcagcggcggcggcgggggactTCGGGGAGCCCGGCAGGGGAGCCCTTCTCCTGTCAGGGGGAGCCCCCGGCAGCAGCGAAGGGCCCGACCTGCGAGAGGCCGCCCGGGAGCTGCTCAGCTTCATGGACTCGGCCTCCAGCAACATCAAGCTGGCCCTGGACAAGCCTGGCAAGTCCAAGCGGAAGGTCAACCACCGCAAGTACCTCCAGAAGCAGATCAAGCGCTGCAACGGCATGATGGGGGCTGCAGCCGCAGCTGGAGGAGCTGGACTTGGAGCTGGAGGTggaactggaggaggaggaggtggaggtggtagAGTTGGAACTGGAGCTGGAGGTAGAGGTGGAATTGAAGGTGGAACTGGAGttggaagtggaggaggaggtagtggagttggaggtggaggaggaccAGGACAAGGTGCCACCACCCCAACAGCCCTGCCTTCCCCCCAGGAAGCCTCCCCAAACCCAACCTCCAATATCCAGCACAGCCACAGCATCACAAGTCATCCGCACCCGCAGCTGAATCCTCAGAAAAGGACTTCCACAGCATTGGGGAATGCCTCAATGTCACCATCAAGTGGCAGCGCTGTGTACTGCAAGCCGCCACCACCGTCGAGGCGCGAGGCCACCTCCACAGCCACCCTTGTCCAGAGCAAGAGTTTGGCAGCACTTTTTGACTCCTTGTGGCCGTCGGGGGTCCAAGCTGCTTCAGCCACCTCCATCCTGGTCCACCAGGAAGGCGGGTCGGGTTCCATGGCGGCACCTGGGGGCAAGAAAGTGCCCCTTCGGCACCGTAATTTGCCCCCGTCCTTCTTCACTGAGCCAGCCCCAAGTCATGTTGAGGTTTCGGGGGCAAGGCCGGGCCAAGGTTTGAAGGAGCAAGGAGGGACCCCTGGACCTGAGGATCTGTTCGACCTCCTGGCCACCCCTGAGTATGGCAGCCTTCTCCCGGAGCAGCCGTCGGAGCAGATGGGTTTCCCCACCAGCCGCCTCCAAGCGTCAGATCTGGGCTTGGAAGTGCCCAGTTTGTACGAATCTCTCCCGCTGCCTCATTTGCTCTATTCTGCTGAAGCTCCCTTGCGCCCCCTGCAAGCTCCTTATGCCCCTGCAACGGCCGCCCTGTCGGACCCAGGACCATCATCATTGTCGGAGGGCACCTTGGTTGCTGCAACTCATCTTCCCTCCACAGCTTTCGCTCCTTTCTTTACCGACTGCCCACTCCCGCCACCTCCGGCAGTCATGCCCTACGATTACGGCCCATCAGGGTACAACAGGAACACCTTATTCCAGTCCTTAGTTTAG